TAAGATACTCAGATCCGTGAAATTTGAgtgttttttgaatgaaaattttctaaTGAAAAGATAAATCATGAAAGATGGAAAATTTCAATTGGATAACTCAAAAGGAGAGTAAAAATAATCCAAATACATGTAGATGTAAGCGAAACTGAACTCTCGTATCACCTAACCATGTTGGATCAagttgtttttctctctttctgctCTCTCAAAAACAGGACCATTGACTTTAAATTCAATATTTCGGATTTACGAAAGACATTGAAAAGCAGCAAAAATAAGGCCATCTAGCAATCAATGGGGACGGTCACATAGTTTTGGTGACAGCAACCCACTTCTACCACGTGCTAACCCCACCATCACCATGAGACAGATACGAGACCAAAAACAGTATGCTATGTGGGTCCTCCAATAGAGAGGAGTACAACAACCAACCATGACCGTGAATGCTCGTGTAGTCGCATTCAATGGTGACATGAGTTGGGCCATCCAGATCAAGACAAGGTTGCTGAGGCCCATTTCCAGAgtttttggatttggatttggatttgcaTTCTTGAGCTTGGTTGGGCTAGCCTCGTGGTCGGCCCAtcataatttaaattttaagcAGCCAAATTCAACTATACAAGTACACTACTAATTTATTACGGACGCTACTAAGCGGGAATTAAAGGGTCGTTAGGTTTATCCTAACCATGTCCGGAATAATACAAAACTCGGAAACAAACCGACATCACTCCATGCCTTGAAGCGGTCAACGTGTGCTCTTTTTGAAGAGTCGATGGGACTCCTTTTCATTtgtcctctctcctctctcctctctcctctctccgtTTCCccgctctctccctctctctcgttCTTTCTCTTGTGTGCAATCGATGGACTACGATTTCAGGAACCGAGCGAGTTCACCGTACGATTCGCAGATCCCGTCGTACAGACAGTCTGCAGTATCATCGGCGCCTTCTAGCCACCCGATGTACGGACAGTCTATTTATCCTAGGGTTGGTCAGCCGGGGCACAATGTGTTCCCTCCCGTGGGCCGCCATCCCTCGCACAACCAAACATCTGCTCCTTCACCTTCTTCGTGTAAGTTGATCTGCTTAGATCccgattttcaaaatttgttgaGATAGTGATGGAAAGCAATAGAAATTGTCTTATATTATTCATTCTTTGATTTTATTCATGTGTGATGTCGGTGAAGGGAGGGCTAGGGTTTTGTTCGACTGACTTGTGGATCATAAGAATCTAATGATCTAACGTTTATATTGCTAGTTCAAGTTTTTGAATAATATTGTGTGAATTATTGTATGGATCTAATTTGTATTGTTGCATGACCTTATGCAGCAGGAGTGGGGATCAGAGTTGCTTTGAAGCCACAGTACCGTATTTCGCCGCCAGTATGATTTGATAATTTCTGCTGTTAGATATTTTTATCGATTTTAACGTTGTAAATTCGTTTTGAATCATTGTCTGTTCGTAGCATTTGACATGGTCTTAATGTTGTTTTCATGCCATCGTCACTGGCGGGACTGGTAGCCTTCATATGTGTAGTAATTGTTGCAAACCTGCAGCCGTGACAATTTTCCTTTACAAGTGTTTTTGCATGTGTCGTCCCTGAAAAAGATGCCAAGAGTCATTTGATGTTTGTTTTGGTCTATCTTTCCTTGCATTGGCGGTAATATTTACCACATATGATAGATGCTTTTAGACAGTTTAACTAGTTTAAGAACTCTGAATTAATCTAGTTACTGAACTCATGGGTTGCCTCTGCTCTCCGTGTCTATACTTCTTTGTTTATGGTCATATGTTTTTGCATTGTTGATGTTTAACTTGGTTTCAGATGTTGGAGTTTCTCCATGTATTTCATTCAGACTTCGAATTAGATGATAGGGAGGCTTTTTTTCCAGGATTTTGGTTTATGAGAAAATTGTCCATCTCTGTTTTGCATGTAGAGGCAATGAATTTTTGAATCTAAGACTAAAGGGATGAAACAATTGTTTGAAAAcacaattttgatttttttgaatggTGTGTGAAATGCATTCAAACTGAACCTATAAGGTAAAAGAGTTGATGCTCAACATTCTTTCGAGCTTCTATTGATagattgtttgtttgttatgctatatatatatataacttctgTCTCATTGGGTTTGCATTTGATGGTTGTTTTGTAGCCTCGCTTATCACCACAAGTTGGAGATATACCCAGGAGCAATTTCCGGTTTGACTTTGAACTTGAGAGGAAAATTTTGGCTGAAGCAGAGAAGGAAGGCCAGAATTGGAGCAAGTTTGGGCTGGAAAATCTTCCCTCTAGAACTCCAGAGAGGACATCATCGGTGGTAGGTGTTTTTATATTCATGGTTTTGTGTATAATTATGTTTGCTACTTTGCTTGATTGTCCTGCACAATTGATATGCTATGGTGAAGGAATTAGCCTAAAATGCTTGAAACACCATAAGCAGGTGGCTTTATTTTATTCCTTGATTATGACCATGTGTGAGTGGCACGTACAAGAGAATATGGAGGCCTCTGGAATGCTCGTTCTGTATGTGTTTCTTTTTCTGGTTTAAGGGGGAAACGGGGGGTTGGTGGAAATTGAGATGTCCGAATTATTCAGAAACATAGTAGATCATATGTCAGGCGGTGGTTAGACCATTAAAATACAGCAGCATTATGCTGTTTGCTTATTTGATGCAGACTTAATTTGAAAAATTCCACATTAAATGATCATTTTTCAGAAGCTATGTACAGAGAAGCCATGCTAGGTTGTAACCGGTGTCTATCCTTGATTATACACAACTGTTTTCCCAATTATTTAGGAGCTTCTTTGTGACACTTGAGAGTTTTGCTGTTGAATTGTGATATGAATGTTGTTGCCTATACAGGGTTCACCTGCAGACCCTTTGGTGAGCAAGTACATTGCATCAGGACTCAATCGAGAGGCTGTTCCTATTGCAGTTGCTAACTATGGAGACAATCCAACTAAGGTATTTTCTTTAGCTCATGCATACATGTTGATCCTATACCAACTAGGCAGCACCGACACGCCAAAACTGCCGTCGCACCCGCACTGAGTGCGGCAAGGACGCGGATGCGGCAGGGACTCGGCAGAATACGTATGCTGACTCATGTGGGATGTCTGGCATTGAAGAACGATTTCAATCGTATGAGATTTATCTGTTATCAACTTATAAACCCAATAGACATCTGTCATCTCCAGTAAAACTCAATTGCCAAGTGTCATCTCCACTAGAACAATTTCAGTCTGACTTATAAATATTAGACAGACGCCTTTGCAGACACTTTGGGTCTACTTAAACTGCTTTGCAGACAACAATTTAAGGCAGAAACTTTTAGAACTTGGGCTTAGGCCTGCCTAAAGCTTAGTACAGCTAATAACTTTTGTTAGTTGAGTTTGACCCACACCAATATTTAGATGACAATGGtcataatcatcaataaactttggtttaatatatataaaaaaaatcttttatttGCCGAGTCCTCCCGCACCCGCATCCTGGATTCTTTGAGGATTTGCGAATCAATGTGTCCCCACACC
This sequence is a window from Tripterygium wilfordii isolate XIE 37 chromosome 8, ASM1340144v1, whole genome shotgun sequence. Protein-coding genes within it:
- the LOC120004493 gene encoding uncharacterized protein LOC120004493 — its product is MDYDFRNRASSPYDSQIPSYRQSAVSSAPSSHPMYGQSIYPRVGQPGHNVFPPVGRHPSHNQTSAPSPSSSGVGIRVALKPQYRISPPPRLSPQVGDIPRSNFRFDFELERKILAEAEKEGQNWSKFGLENLPSRTPERTSSVGSPADPLVSKYIASGLNREAVPIAVANYGDNPTKVQEFVKGYSLLREMGFSSNNVAEALLMYDNDTEKALAHFLNSS